A window of the Tunturibacter empetritectus genome harbors these coding sequences:
- the hemB gene encoding porphobilinogen synthase: MNFPATRLRRLRRTEAMRSLVRETHLHPGALIYPLFVCPGEGIRKEISSMPGVFNLSIDEAVKEAEACASLGLGGLLLFGLPSEKDEDASGAWAEDGIVQKALRTLKKNRALDSLVTIADVCLCEYTLHGHCGVVTRDGDHYEIQNDSSVALIAKTAASLAKAGADIVAPSDMMDGRVEAIREALDAGGHEQIPVMSYASKFASAFYGPFREAADSAPQFGDRRSYQMDGANLREAMREIDQDIAEGADMLLMKPAMPYLDVIRAARERYDLPMGAYQVSGEYSMLQAAFQRGWLEPERTMMESLLSIRRAGADFIVTYFAKDAAKVLA, encoded by the coding sequence ATGAACTTTCCAGCTACACGTCTGCGCCGTCTACGCAGAACCGAGGCTATGCGGTCTCTGGTTCGCGAGACTCATCTCCATCCCGGTGCTCTGATCTACCCGCTGTTTGTCTGTCCCGGCGAAGGAATACGCAAAGAGATCAGCTCGATGCCCGGGGTCTTCAATCTGTCGATCGATGAAGCCGTGAAGGAAGCTGAGGCCTGTGCCTCGCTTGGGTTGGGAGGGTTGCTGTTGTTCGGTCTGCCATCCGAGAAAGACGAAGACGCTTCCGGCGCCTGGGCAGAGGACGGCATCGTGCAGAAGGCGTTACGAACGTTGAAGAAGAACAGAGCGCTTGATTCGCTGGTCACAATCGCCGATGTCTGTTTGTGCGAGTACACCTTGCATGGCCACTGCGGTGTTGTGACGCGGGATGGTGATCACTACGAGATTCAGAACGACTCGAGTGTAGCTCTGATTGCAAAGACGGCTGCCTCTCTGGCCAAGGCAGGCGCTGATATTGTTGCTCCATCAGACATGATGGATGGTCGGGTTGAGGCGATTCGAGAGGCGCTCGACGCGGGCGGCCACGAACAGATTCCGGTGATGAGCTATGCGTCGAAGTTCGCATCGGCTTTCTATGGACCATTCCGAGAGGCGGCTGATTCGGCTCCGCAGTTTGGTGATCGTCGCAGCTACCAGATGGATGGCGCAAATCTACGTGAGGCAATGCGCGAGATCGATCAGGACATCGCAGAGGGCGCGGATATGTTGTTGATGAAGCCTGCGATGCCGTATCTGGACGTGATTCGTGCGGCGCGGGAACGATATGATCTGCCGATGGGCGCCTACCAGGTGTCGGGGGAGTACTCGATGCTACAGGCGGCGTTTCAGCGCGGCTGGCTTGAGCCTGAGCGGACGATGATGGAGTCCTTGTTGTCGATCCGACGGGCTGGAGCGGACTTTATTGTGACGTACTTTGCGAAGGATGCGGCAAAGGTGCTTGCGTAA
- a CDS encoding 2-oxo acid dehydrogenase subunit E2 — protein MPTDVVMPQMGESITEGTITKWLKKPGDAIQRDEPLFEISTDKVDAEIPSPAAGTLKEIKISEGTTVQINTVVCSIDEAGSSSAPAAAPAKVETAAAPAADTVTPAAVDAPPAVQGNPPAPSSATAGPGTEVLMPQMGESITEGTITKWLKKVGDTVQRDEPIFEISTDKVDAEIPSPVAGTLSEIKAQEGATVTINTVVAVIGGAAKSSATAASAPAPSAAASAPAVSTVSSASAGEHVRSSPLVRKIAKDNNVDLSQVPGTGASGRITKTDIVSHLEQGPKPVSATSVSPTPSAPAPAAAKPVAPQPQPGELVPMTKMRSIIAQRMVESKRTSPHVHTVFKVDMTRIVKLREKEKSKYEQRNGVKLTYMPFITRAAIVALRKHPIVNGSIEGEAIRYNKNINIGIAVALDWGLIVPVLKQTEEKNFLGIARGIVDVADRARNKKLAPDEISGGTFTLTNSGIFGEQFGTPIINQPQSAILGIGGLNKEAEVITDKDGNDSIAIRSIQRFTLGFDHRIVDGADAGKFMSDFKAYLENWSEDIG, from the coding sequence ATGCCGACTGACGTAGTTATGCCCCAGATGGGCGAATCCATCACCGAAGGCACCATCACAAAATGGCTTAAGAAACCGGGTGACGCCATTCAGCGGGACGAACCCCTCTTTGAGATCTCGACTGACAAGGTTGACGCGGAGATTCCGTCGCCCGCGGCCGGCACTCTGAAGGAGATCAAAATCTCCGAAGGGACTACGGTCCAGATCAATACCGTCGTCTGCAGCATCGACGAAGCAGGCTCGTCCTCCGCGCCTGCCGCCGCACCCGCAAAGGTTGAAACCGCAGCCGCTCCAGCAGCGGACACCGTCACCCCGGCCGCGGTCGATGCGCCTCCCGCAGTTCAGGGCAATCCACCAGCCCCGTCCAGTGCCACCGCAGGTCCGGGAACCGAAGTCCTGATGCCTCAGATGGGCGAGTCCATTACCGAGGGGACGATTACCAAGTGGCTTAAGAAGGTGGGCGATACCGTCCAGCGCGACGAGCCTATCTTCGAGATTTCGACCGACAAAGTTGATGCAGAGATCCCATCGCCCGTAGCCGGTACCCTCTCCGAGATCAAGGCTCAGGAGGGCGCTACCGTCACGATTAACACGGTCGTCGCGGTTATCGGCGGCGCTGCAAAATCGTCCGCTACGGCCGCTTCTGCTCCTGCTCCATCCGCGGCCGCTTCGGCCCCTGCGGTCTCAACAGTATCTTCCGCCTCTGCAGGGGAACACGTTCGTTCTTCACCGCTGGTCCGCAAGATCGCAAAAGACAACAACGTCGATCTCTCGCAGGTTCCTGGCACTGGAGCCTCGGGCCGCATCACCAAGACCGACATCGTCAGCCACTTGGAGCAGGGTCCAAAGCCTGTCTCCGCCACGTCCGTTTCTCCCACGCCCTCCGCGCCTGCGCCAGCTGCTGCCAAGCCAGTTGCCCCTCAGCCGCAACCCGGCGAGCTCGTTCCGATGACCAAGATGCGCTCCATCATCGCGCAGCGCATGGTCGAGTCCAAACGCACCAGCCCGCACGTCCACACCGTCTTCAAGGTGGACATGACGCGCATCGTCAAGCTCCGCGAGAAAGAGAAGTCAAAGTACGAGCAGCGTAACGGCGTCAAGCTCACGTACATGCCCTTCATCACCCGCGCCGCGATCGTCGCACTTCGCAAACACCCTATCGTCAATGGCTCAATTGAAGGCGAAGCGATCCGCTACAACAAGAACATCAACATCGGAATCGCCGTCGCGCTCGACTGGGGCCTCATCGTTCCCGTTCTGAAGCAGACCGAAGAGAAGAACTTCCTCGGCATCGCACGCGGCATCGTCGACGTAGCCGATCGCGCGCGCAACAAGAAACTCGCACCCGACGAGATCTCCGGTGGCACCTTCACGCTCACCAACTCCGGCATCTTCGGCGAGCAGTTCGGCACACCTATCATCAACCAACCGCAGAGCGCGATCCTCGGTATCGGCGGCCTCAACAAGGAAGCCGAAGTCATCACCGACAAAGACGGCAATGACTCCATCGCGATCCGTTCTATCCAACGCTTTACCCTTGGCTTCGACCACCGCATCGTAGACGGTGCAGACGCCGGCAAGTTCATGTCCGACTTCAAGGCATACTTGGAGAACTGGTCCGAAGACATCGGCTAG
- the lpdA gene encoding dihydrolipoyl dehydrogenase, giving the protein MADTIFDLVVLGGGPAGYTCAIRASQYGLKAALIDANDRLGGTCLLWGCIPTKSMLFSAELWDHLKHADRYGIEVTPPKLNWKGVLARKDDVISRHVKGLDFLMKKNKINAIKGYGRLTGPAKDGVHTIEVKTADGKTDTIKAKKVVLATGSDARMLPGYTPDTTILTNYEILKIDDAPKSLVVVGSGAVGVEFASVFKSFGAEVTILEALPRMVPAEDEDVSKELLRLFKKRGIDVHLGAKVDKFEKNKDGVVVHFTKADGTGETKQAEKVLVAVGRAPRTYDVGLDKVKITPDRGFIVTNEWMETTEPGVYAIGDIVAGLPQLAHVGSMAGLVVAARIAGKFAKPVNRTRIPGCTYCDPQIASVGLTEAHAKEKGFQVKVGKFPFVGNSKATILDAHDGFVKVISDAKHGEILGVHIIGTTATEIIAEAVTAIELEATLEEMMFTIHAHPTVAEALLDGFSSVEGMAVNV; this is encoded by the coding sequence TTGGCAGATACAATCTTTGATCTTGTAGTGCTCGGCGGTGGACCCGCTGGATATACTTGCGCGATTCGCGCGTCGCAGTACGGTCTAAAGGCGGCGCTGATCGATGCGAATGACCGGCTGGGCGGAACGTGTCTGCTCTGGGGCTGCATTCCCACCAAGTCGATGCTCTTCTCTGCGGAGCTGTGGGATCACCTGAAGCACGCCGACCGGTATGGCATCGAAGTGACGCCACCCAAGCTGAACTGGAAGGGCGTTCTGGCGCGCAAGGACGATGTGATCTCGCGTCACGTCAAAGGTCTCGACTTCCTGATGAAGAAGAACAAGATCAACGCCATTAAGGGCTACGGTCGTTTGACTGGTCCGGCGAAGGATGGCGTTCACACCATCGAAGTGAAGACTGCCGATGGCAAAACCGACACGATTAAGGCCAAGAAGGTGGTGCTCGCGACGGGTTCCGACGCGCGCATGCTGCCGGGTTACACGCCGGATACGACTATCCTGACCAACTACGAGATTCTGAAAATCGACGACGCCCCCAAGTCGCTGGTGGTCGTGGGATCCGGCGCAGTTGGCGTCGAGTTTGCTTCAGTCTTCAAGAGCTTCGGAGCGGAGGTGACGATCCTCGAAGCGTTGCCGCGCATGGTGCCCGCGGAGGATGAGGACGTTAGCAAAGAGCTTCTGCGCCTCTTCAAAAAGCGTGGAATCGACGTGCACCTCGGAGCGAAGGTCGACAAGTTCGAAAAGAATAAAGACGGAGTAGTCGTTCACTTTACAAAAGCCGATGGCACCGGCGAGACCAAGCAAGCAGAGAAGGTACTGGTAGCAGTCGGTCGCGCACCACGCACCTACGATGTCGGTCTCGATAAGGTGAAGATCACTCCAGATCGCGGCTTCATTGTTACGAATGAATGGATGGAGACGACAGAGCCGGGCGTCTACGCAATCGGTGATATCGTCGCGGGCTTGCCGCAGTTGGCGCACGTCGGCAGCATGGCGGGTCTCGTGGTTGCGGCTCGAATTGCGGGCAAATTTGCGAAGCCTGTGAACCGCACGCGCATTCCGGGCTGCACCTACTGCGATCCGCAGATTGCCAGTGTCGGTCTTACCGAGGCGCACGCGAAGGAGAAGGGCTTCCAAGTCAAAGTCGGCAAATTCCCGTTCGTCGGCAACTCGAAGGCTACGATCCTCGACGCACACGATGGCTTCGTCAAGGTCATCTCGGATGCGAAGCACGGCGAGATTCTAGGCGTACACATCATCGGTACTACTGCGACGGAGATCATCGCGGAAGCCGTGACTGCAATTGAACTCGAGGCGACGCTCGAAGAGATGATGTTCACCATCCACGCGCATCCGACGGTCGCCGAGGCGCTCCTCGACGGCTTCTCAAGCGTTGAGGGCATGGCGGTCAACGTCTAG
- a CDS encoding phage portal protein, with amino-acid sequence MGVRTMVKDVWQRLAGVEAAAGDAGMGARKTAMLPSILSPYRPAGRPGQNALPKPTAANLRKFAETPVVRRAINVVKDKIASMDWQVKVRRGYSGLTVEDAEARMKVLRQCLEEPNASDSFRVLWEQVLEDLLVGGFGAVEMESTGDPERPFHLWPVDGATIQIDTKWDGDPNKPRYAQATGRMGQESLVPLLDDELMYLRLNPRSYTPFGLGRLEVAFETVNQFLSASRYAGKLASNSVAQYAIWLNDATPEEHDRLIRWWQDEIEGTGRVPFLSCEQKPEVIQFAGGTDADLRLQWQETLVRMIANAFDLPPMLLGVASDVNKSTAGEMADEAFQSAVVPVAKLLAEHITRDLFAKKLGWREFEFCFNDLESRDEMQELQIQTTLLQAGVLTVDEVRAMRGLAPLEAAVTQ; translated from the coding sequence ATGGGCGTTCGGACGATGGTGAAGGATGTTTGGCAGAGACTGGCGGGAGTTGAGGCGGCAGCGGGCGATGCGGGGATGGGCGCGAGGAAGACGGCTATGCTTCCGTCGATTCTGAGTCCCTACCGACCTGCGGGACGGCCGGGGCAGAACGCTTTGCCGAAGCCGACTGCGGCGAATCTGCGGAAGTTCGCCGAGACGCCGGTGGTGCGCCGGGCGATCAATGTAGTGAAGGACAAGATTGCGAGCATGGACTGGCAGGTGAAGGTGCGGCGCGGCTACTCGGGCTTGACGGTGGAAGATGCAGAGGCTCGCATGAAGGTTCTGCGGCAGTGCCTCGAAGAGCCGAATGCGTCGGATAGCTTTCGGGTACTTTGGGAGCAGGTGCTGGAGGATCTGCTGGTGGGCGGATTCGGCGCGGTGGAGATGGAGAGCACGGGAGATCCTGAGAGGCCGTTTCATCTTTGGCCGGTGGATGGCGCGACGATCCAGATCGATACGAAGTGGGATGGCGATCCGAACAAGCCTCGCTATGCGCAGGCTACGGGGCGGATGGGACAGGAGTCTCTGGTGCCTCTGCTCGATGACGAGCTGATGTATTTGAGGCTGAATCCTCGCAGCTACACGCCGTTTGGCCTGGGGAGGCTGGAGGTTGCGTTTGAGACGGTGAACCAGTTTCTGAGCGCGAGCCGGTATGCGGGGAAGCTGGCCAGCAACTCGGTGGCGCAGTATGCGATCTGGTTGAACGACGCCACTCCTGAGGAGCATGACCGGCTGATTCGGTGGTGGCAGGACGAGATTGAAGGCACGGGCCGGGTTCCGTTTTTGAGTTGTGAGCAGAAGCCGGAGGTGATTCAGTTTGCGGGCGGCACGGATGCGGATCTTCGGCTGCAGTGGCAGGAGACGCTGGTTCGCATGATCGCCAATGCGTTTGATCTGCCGCCGATGCTGCTTGGGGTGGCGAGCGATGTTAACAAATCGACTGCCGGGGAGATGGCGGACGAGGCGTTCCAGAGCGCGGTGGTTCCGGTGGCAAAGCTGCTCGCCGAGCATATTACGCGCGACTTATTCGCGAAGAAGCTGGGCTGGCGCGAGTTCGAGTTCTGCTTCAACGACCTGGAGAGCAGGGACGAGATGCAGGAGCTGCAGATTCAGACGACGCTGCTGCAGGCGGGCGTGTTGACGGTGGATGAGGTACGTGCGATGCGGGGGTTAGCTCCGCTAGAGGCGGCGGTGACACAGTGA
- the purE gene encoding 5-(carboxyamino)imidazole ribonucleotide mutase: MGSRSDYAVMRGAVEVLKEFGVAHEVRVVSAHRTPDLLFDYAESAVERGLRVIIAGAGGAAHLPGMIAAKTVVPVLGVPIPATALQGMDSLLSIVQMPKGIPVGTLAIGAAGATNAGLLAVAILATTDAALQKRLVAWRAARRDEVLAQVVGEDEVGA; the protein is encoded by the coding sequence ATGGGGAGCCGCAGTGATTATGCGGTGATGCGAGGCGCCGTCGAGGTGCTGAAGGAGTTTGGCGTCGCGCATGAGGTGCGAGTGGTGTCGGCACATCGGACACCGGATCTTCTATTTGATTACGCTGAGTCGGCCGTTGAACGCGGGCTTAGGGTGATCATTGCAGGCGCAGGCGGTGCGGCACATCTGCCGGGGATGATCGCTGCGAAGACTGTGGTGCCTGTGCTTGGCGTGCCGATTCCGGCGACGGCGCTGCAGGGGATGGATTCGCTGTTGAGCATTGTGCAGATGCCAAAGGGGATTCCAGTGGGAACGCTGGCGATTGGAGCGGCCGGGGCTACGAACGCTGGATTGTTGGCTGTGGCGATATTGGCTACTACCGATGCGGCGCTGCAGAAGAGACTGGTGGCCTGGCGCGCAGCACGACGGGATGAGGTTCTCGCGCAGGTGGTCGGAGAAGATGAGGTTGGCGCGTGA
- the lipB gene encoding lipoyl(octanoyl) transferase LipB: MHINLLNLGRVPYNEALAIQQQVIAARKQNLIGDTLLMLEHPPVLTLGRNAHRSNVLASDEQLAQRGVELHEINRGGDVTYHGPGQLVGYPIIDLRGDLPVKKGPHLGPVDYVRLLEEALIRTCGDFGVMTQRICKLTGVWTMAGGSIREKKIAAIGVHVSQGVTSHGFALNVTTDLRDFDWIIPCGITDREVTSLELEADPNRQPTMESALNSAAKNFGRVFERQMLWCESVDQLLATHV, from the coding sequence ATGCATATCAATCTCCTCAATCTCGGTCGTGTCCCATACAACGAAGCGCTCGCCATCCAGCAACAGGTCATCGCCGCGCGAAAGCAGAATCTGATAGGCGACACGCTTCTTATGCTGGAGCATCCGCCCGTCCTGACGCTTGGCCGGAACGCGCATCGCTCCAACGTTCTCGCGAGCGACGAACAACTGGCCCAACGGGGAGTGGAGCTACATGAGATCAACCGCGGCGGCGACGTGACGTATCACGGCCCGGGCCAGCTGGTTGGCTACCCCATCATCGACCTGCGCGGCGACCTGCCCGTCAAAAAAGGACCACATCTGGGCCCGGTCGACTACGTTCGTTTGCTTGAAGAGGCCTTAATCCGTACCTGCGGCGACTTCGGCGTGATGACCCAGCGCATCTGCAAGCTCACTGGGGTTTGGACCATGGCAGGGGGAAGTATCCGCGAGAAAAAAATCGCGGCGATTGGCGTCCACGTCTCTCAAGGCGTCACCTCACATGGCTTCGCGCTCAACGTAACCACGGACCTAAGAGACTTTGACTGGATCATCCCTTGTGGCATCACCGACAGAGAGGTAACGAGCCTCGAATTGGAGGCCGACCCCAACCGCCAGCCGACGATGGAGTCTGCTCTCAACTCCGCCGCCAAAAACTTCGGTCGAGTCTTCGAGCGGCAGATGCTATGGTGTGAATCGGTCGATCAACTCCTTGCCACGCATGTATGA
- the purK gene encoding 5-(carboxyamino)imidazole ribonucleotide synthase: protein MSSRSSNAKPILPGATIGIFGGGQLGRMTAMAAREMGYRILVLDPDPACPARFVVDGCIEAGWDDSREAANLARGCDVVTLEIEQISPASMEAASSYAPVRPGGAMLAVIQDRIEQKDWLRRNGFPVGEYRAVRSLDELRDAVTALGGRCFCKSATGGYDGRGQGKVGFAAGASVEDEVRGAWEALGERAGVAEKAVDLAKEISVLVARAPNGEVKVYPAALNHHEEQILAWSVIPAPLSSEMEEKAREIAEAIADTFQLEGVLAVEMFCTTDGNLLVNELAPRPHNSYHASVRACVTGQFEQLVRAVCDLPLGDVGVVQPAAIANLLGDLWLKDGQAVEPRFDAALAVPGVRLHLYEKHKPRKGRKMGHLSAVGATADEAVELVLRAKELL, encoded by the coding sequence GTGAGCTCTCGTTCTTCTAACGCGAAACCGATTCTGCCGGGTGCGACGATCGGAATCTTTGGTGGTGGGCAGCTTGGGCGGATGACGGCGATGGCGGCTCGCGAGATGGGATACCGCATCCTTGTGCTTGATCCCGATCCGGCTTGTCCTGCACGGTTTGTGGTGGATGGATGCATTGAGGCGGGATGGGACGATTCGCGGGAGGCGGCGAATCTTGCGCGCGGATGCGACGTGGTGACGCTGGAGATTGAGCAGATCTCGCCGGCGAGTATGGAAGCGGCGTCGAGCTACGCGCCGGTGCGGCCGGGCGGTGCTATGCTTGCCGTGATTCAGGACAGGATCGAGCAAAAGGACTGGCTGCGGCGAAATGGATTTCCGGTTGGGGAGTATCGCGCGGTTCGGTCGCTGGATGAGTTGCGAGATGCGGTGACTGCACTTGGCGGTAGATGTTTTTGCAAGAGTGCGACTGGCGGATATGACGGTCGGGGTCAGGGTAAGGTTGGATTTGCTGCAGGTGCCTCTGTCGAAGATGAGGTGAGGGGTGCCTGGGAGGCGCTGGGCGAGCGGGCTGGCGTGGCCGAGAAGGCAGTCGATCTGGCTAAAGAGATCTCTGTACTGGTGGCGCGCGCTCCCAATGGCGAGGTGAAGGTTTATCCCGCGGCGCTGAATCACCATGAGGAGCAGATTCTGGCATGGAGTGTGATTCCTGCTCCACTCTCTTCGGAGATGGAGGAGAAGGCTCGAGAGATTGCGGAGGCTATTGCCGATACGTTTCAGCTTGAGGGAGTTCTCGCAGTTGAGATGTTTTGCACAACCGATGGAAATCTGCTGGTGAACGAGCTAGCTCCGCGACCTCATAACAGCTATCACGCGAGTGTCCGAGCGTGTGTGACGGGACAGTTCGAGCAGTTGGTGCGGGCCGTGTGTGATCTGCCGCTCGGTGATGTTGGTGTTGTGCAACCTGCTGCCATTGCGAATCTGCTCGGGGATTTGTGGCTGAAGGATGGGCAGGCTGTCGAACCCAGGTTCGATGCGGCACTGGCTGTGCCCGGGGTTCGGCTGCATTTGTATGAAAAGCATAAGCCGCGTAAAGGGCGGAAGATGGGGCATCTGTCGGCGGTTGGTGCAACGGCAGATGAGGCGGTTGAGCTGGTGTTGAGAGCGAAGGAGCTACTCTAG